Proteins from one Nakamurella multipartita DSM 44233 genomic window:
- a CDS encoding MFS transporter, with product MPAGLIALALGGFGIGLTEFTIMGLLPEVAADFGVSEAAAGWLITGYALAVIVGALGLTAATTRLPRKRVLLGLLVLFVIGNAISALAPTYSVMMAGRIVAALCHGAFFGIGAVVAADLVAPARKAGAVAIMFTGLTAANVLGVPLGTFIGQQFGWRATFWSITVIGLVAFVGVLALVPQDRGRHVPTRLRDEVGALRDRQVWLSMAVTVLGFGGMFGAFTYIAYTLTEVTGFASSTVPWLLVLFGAGLLVGNVLGGRFADRALDRSLIVILAGLVLVLVGFALAATSPWGTVVMIFLMGGFGFATVPGLQTRVMTYAAQAPSLASAGNIAAFNLGNALGALAGGLTIGAGLGYTSPIWAGAAITAAALVVMVVAARTAPRPVPALTAPAPVPAATAPVGTEDRSR from the coding sequence ATGCCTGCGGGACTCATCGCCCTCGCGCTCGGCGGCTTCGGGATCGGCCTGACCGAATTCACCATCATGGGTCTGCTGCCCGAGGTCGCGGCCGACTTCGGCGTCAGCGAGGCGGCGGCGGGCTGGCTCATCACCGGGTACGCCCTGGCGGTGATCGTCGGGGCGCTCGGGCTGACCGCCGCGACCACCCGGCTGCCTCGCAAACGGGTGCTGCTCGGACTGCTCGTGCTGTTCGTCATCGGCAACGCCATCAGTGCGCTGGCCCCCACCTACTCGGTGATGATGGCCGGCCGGATCGTCGCGGCGCTGTGCCACGGCGCCTTCTTCGGCATCGGCGCGGTCGTCGCGGCCGATCTGGTTGCCCCCGCCCGCAAGGCCGGGGCGGTGGCCATCATGTTCACCGGGCTGACCGCGGCGAACGTTCTCGGCGTCCCCCTGGGCACCTTCATCGGCCAGCAGTTCGGCTGGCGGGCCACGTTCTGGTCGATCACCGTCATCGGCCTGGTCGCCTTCGTCGGCGTGCTCGCCCTGGTACCGCAGGATCGCGGCCGGCACGTGCCTACCCGCCTGCGGGACGAGGTCGGCGCGCTGCGCGACCGGCAGGTGTGGCTGTCGATGGCGGTGACCGTGCTCGGCTTCGGCGGCATGTTCGGGGCGTTCACCTACATCGCCTACACGCTCACCGAGGTGACCGGGTTCGCGTCGTCGACGGTGCCGTGGCTGCTGGTGCTGTTCGGGGCCGGCCTGCTCGTCGGCAATGTGCTGGGCGGCCGGTTCGCCGACCGCGCGCTGGACCGCAGCCTGATCGTCATCCTCGCCGGGCTGGTGCTGGTCCTGGTCGGGTTCGCGCTGGCCGCGACGAGCCCGTGGGGCACCGTGGTGATGATCTTCCTGATGGGCGGGTTCGGCTTCGCCACCGTGCCCGGCCTGCAGACCCGCGTGATGACCTACGCCGCGCAGGCACCGTCGCTGGCCTCGGCCGGCAACATCGCCGCGTTCAACCTCGGCAACGCCCTGGGTGCGCTGGCCGGCGGCCTGACCATCGGAGCCGGACTGGGCTACACCTCACCGATCTGGGCCGGCGCCGCGATCACCGCGGCCGCGCTGGTGGTGATGGTGGTCGCCGCCCGGACCGCGCCCCGACCGGTGCCGGCGCTCACCGCGCCGGCACCCGTCCCCGCCGCGACGGCGCCGGTCGGGACCGAGGACCGCAGCAGGTAG
- a CDS encoding MarR family winged helix-turn-helix transcriptional regulator, whose protein sequence is MGIGDDAVQVRAQGWRTLASLHGLIESRLERALGAAADLSVVEYTVLDALSRQDGWHMRMQQLSRAAALSPSATTRLVNRLEDRGLLTRILCADDRRGIYTELTAAGRDLLDQARPVHDDVLRQALAEAAGVPELTPLVRALHEADVSVG, encoded by the coding sequence ATGGGCATCGGCGACGACGCCGTCCAGGTGCGCGCCCAGGGCTGGCGCACCCTGGCCTCCCTGCACGGCCTGATCGAGTCCCGGCTGGAGCGGGCCCTCGGCGCCGCCGCGGACCTGTCCGTCGTGGAGTACACCGTGCTGGACGCGCTGAGCCGGCAGGACGGCTGGCACATGCGGATGCAGCAGCTGAGCCGGGCGGCCGCCCTGTCCCCGTCCGCGACCACCCGGCTGGTCAACCGGCTCGAGGACCGCGGCCTGCTCACCCGGATCCTGTGCGCCGACGACCGTCGCGGCATCTACACCGAACTCACCGCGGCCGGGCGGGATCTGCTCGACCAGGCCCGACCCGTGCACGACGACGTGCTCCGGCAGGCCCTGGCCGAGGCGGCCGGCGTCCCCGAACTCACCCCGTTGGTCCGCGCCCTGCACGAGGCCGACGTCTCCGTCGGCTGA
- the cobN gene encoding cobaltochelatase subunit CobN, whose amino-acid sequence MPRLALLSTSDTDLLSARASGADWALANPARLDVAADLPALLDDVDLVIVRILGTARSWQDGLDALTARGLPTVVLGGEQVPDAELMRLSTVPIGIAAQAHQYLTEGGAANLRQLHAFASDTVLLTGEGFDPPVTIPGWGYLDRADVADQSRKSRVGILIYRAHHTSGNTAFVHALADAVDATGDAVGVPMFCSSLRTAPPDLLAALGTLDALVVTVLAAGGTTPATASAGGDDDGWDVSALAALDIPILQGLCLTWSREAWAGSDDGLSPLDVATQVAVPEFDGRIITVPFSFKETDPSDDAGLPRYVADPERCARVAAIAAAHARLRHTPAADRRVGLVLSAYPTKHSRIGNAVGLDTPVSAIRLLRAMRDAGYQVGDLPGLGILDPVEGEEPDTTAGNTLIHALIAAGGQDEEWLTSEQLSGNPVRISAARYREWFAAFPDELQEAVVQAWGPPPGELFLDRSADPEGEIVLATLQAGNVVILVQPPRGFGENPIAIYHDPDLPPSHHYLACYRWLEHEFGAHALVHLGKHGNLEWLPGKNVGMAATCGTDAALGSVPLIYPFLVNDPGEGTQAKRRAHAVIVDHLIPPMARAESYGDIARLEQLLDEHSTIAAMDPAKLPAIRAQIWTLIQAAKMDHDLGLADRPQDAEFDDFIMHVDGWLCEIKDAQIRDGLHVLGQAPAGSQRVDLVLAMLRAAQVWGGRSNALPGLRSALGLKDDADLGTVDAIEAQARALVQAADAAGWAVEAIPMVVESQLGQADPAIGRILEFAATEIVPRLAATTDELTSVLHALDGGFIPAGPSGSPLRGLINVLPTGRNFYSVDPKAVPSRLAYDTGVAMADSLVARYRADTGEFPRSVGLSVWGTSAMRTAGDDIAEVLALIGVAPVWDEASRRIADLQVIPAAELGRPRIDVTVRISGFFRDAFPHVVTMLDDAMRLVAALDEPDEINYVRAHTRADLAEHGDERRATTRIFGSAPGAYGAGLLPLMESGNWRDDADLAQVYTAWGGFAYGRGLDGAAATEDMQINYRRIAVAAKNTDTREHDIADSDDYFQYHGGMVATVRALTGQAPRAYIGDSTNPDAVRTRSLTEETARVFRARVVNPRWIAAMRRHGYKGAFEMAATVDYLFGYDATAGVVADWMYESLAQTYVLDEQNQAFLKHANPWALRGIVERLTEASDRGLWAEPDPDLLAELAQVYLDVEGDLEDS is encoded by the coding sequence ATGCCTCGCCTCGCCCTGCTGTCCACGTCCGACACCGACCTGCTCTCGGCGCGCGCGTCGGGCGCCGACTGGGCGCTGGCCAACCCGGCCCGGCTGGACGTGGCCGCCGACCTCCCGGCGCTGCTGGACGACGTGGACCTGGTGATCGTGCGGATCCTGGGCACCGCCCGCAGCTGGCAGGACGGCCTGGACGCGTTGACCGCCCGCGGCCTGCCGACGGTCGTGCTGGGCGGGGAGCAGGTGCCCGACGCCGAGCTGATGCGGCTGAGCACCGTGCCGATCGGCATCGCCGCGCAGGCGCACCAGTACCTCACCGAAGGCGGCGCGGCCAACCTGCGGCAGCTGCATGCGTTCGCCAGCGACACCGTCCTGCTGACCGGCGAGGGATTCGACCCGCCGGTCACCATCCCCGGCTGGGGATACCTGGACCGCGCGGACGTCGCCGATCAGAGCAGGAAATCGCGGGTCGGCATCCTGATCTACCGCGCCCACCACACCTCCGGCAACACCGCCTTCGTGCACGCGCTGGCCGACGCCGTCGACGCCACCGGGGACGCGGTCGGGGTGCCGATGTTCTGCTCGTCGCTGCGCACCGCCCCGCCGGACCTGCTGGCGGCGTTGGGCACCCTGGACGCGCTGGTCGTCACGGTGCTCGCGGCCGGGGGTACCACCCCGGCGACCGCGTCCGCCGGCGGCGACGACGACGGCTGGGACGTCAGTGCGCTGGCCGCCCTGGACATCCCGATCCTGCAGGGGTTGTGCCTGACCTGGTCACGGGAGGCCTGGGCCGGTTCCGACGACGGGCTGTCCCCGCTGGACGTGGCCACCCAGGTCGCGGTCCCCGAGTTCGACGGCCGGATCATCACCGTCCCCTTCTCGTTCAAGGAGACCGACCCGTCCGACGACGCCGGCCTGCCGCGCTACGTCGCCGACCCGGAACGCTGCGCCCGGGTCGCCGCCATCGCCGCGGCCCACGCCCGGCTCCGGCACACCCCGGCCGCCGACCGCCGGGTGGGCCTGGTGCTGTCGGCCTATCCGACCAAGCATTCCCGGATCGGCAACGCCGTCGGCCTGGACACCCCGGTGTCCGCGATCCGCCTGCTGCGCGCCATGCGGGACGCCGGCTACCAGGTCGGCGACCTGCCCGGCCTGGGCATCCTGGACCCGGTGGAGGGCGAGGAGCCGGACACCACCGCCGGCAACACGCTGATCCACGCGCTGATCGCGGCCGGCGGGCAGGACGAGGAATGGCTGACCAGCGAACAGCTCTCGGGCAATCCGGTGCGGATCTCGGCGGCCCGCTACCGGGAGTGGTTCGCCGCCTTCCCGGACGAGCTGCAGGAGGCGGTCGTCCAGGCGTGGGGGCCGCCGCCCGGGGAGCTGTTCCTGGACCGGTCGGCCGACCCCGAGGGTGAGATCGTGCTGGCCACCCTGCAGGCCGGCAACGTCGTCATCCTGGTCCAACCGCCCCGCGGGTTCGGCGAGAACCCGATCGCTATCTACCACGATCCCGATCTGCCGCCGTCGCACCACTACCTGGCCTGCTACCGCTGGCTGGAGCACGAGTTCGGCGCGCACGCACTGGTGCACCTTGGCAAGCACGGCAACCTGGAGTGGCTGCCGGGCAAGAACGTCGGCATGGCCGCCACCTGCGGGACGGACGCCGCCCTGGGCTCGGTCCCGCTGATCTATCCCTTCCTGGTCAACGACCCCGGCGAGGGCACCCAGGCCAAGCGGCGGGCCCACGCGGTCATCGTCGACCACCTCATCCCGCCGATGGCCCGGGCCGAGTCGTACGGCGACATCGCCCGGCTGGAGCAACTTCTCGACGAACATTCGACGATCGCGGCGATGGATCCGGCCAAGCTGCCGGCCATCCGGGCGCAGATCTGGACGCTGATCCAGGCGGCCAAGATGGACCACGACCTGGGCCTGGCCGACCGGCCGCAGGACGCCGAGTTCGACGACTTCATCATGCATGTCGACGGCTGGCTGTGTGAGATCAAGGACGCGCAGATCCGGGACGGACTGCACGTGCTGGGCCAGGCGCCGGCCGGCTCCCAGCGCGTCGATCTGGTGCTGGCCATGCTGCGCGCCGCCCAGGTGTGGGGCGGCCGGTCCAACGCGCTGCCCGGCCTGCGGTCGGCCCTGGGCCTCAAGGACGACGCCGACCTGGGCACCGTGGATGCGATCGAGGCCCAGGCCCGCGCGCTGGTGCAGGCCGCCGACGCCGCCGGGTGGGCGGTCGAGGCCATCCCCATGGTGGTCGAAAGCCAACTGGGACAGGCCGATCCGGCGATAGGCCGGATCCTGGAGTTCGCGGCCACCGAGATCGTGCCCCGGCTGGCGGCCACCACCGACGAGCTGACCTCGGTGCTGCACGCCCTGGACGGCGGCTTCATTCCGGCCGGCCCGTCCGGCTCGCCGCTGCGCGGGCTGATCAACGTGCTGCCCACCGGCCGCAACTTCTACTCCGTCGACCCCAAGGCGGTGCCGTCCCGGCTGGCTTATGACACCGGCGTGGCGATGGCCGATTCGTTGGTCGCCCGCTACCGCGCCGACACCGGGGAATTCCCCCGCTCGGTCGGGCTGTCGGTCTGGGGCACCTCGGCGATGCGCACCGCCGGCGACGACATCGCCGAGGTCCTCGCCCTGATCGGGGTGGCCCCGGTCTGGGACGAGGCGTCCCGCCGGATCGCCGATCTGCAGGTCATCCCGGCGGCCGAGCTCGGCCGGCCCCGGATCGACGTCACGGTCAGGATTTCCGGGTTCTTCCGGGACGCCTTCCCGCACGTGGTGACCATGCTCGACGACGCCATGCGGTTGGTCGCCGCCCTGGACGAGCCAGACGAGATCAACTACGTGCGCGCGCACACCCGGGCCGACCTGGCCGAGCACGGTGACGAACGGCGGGCCACCACCCGGATCTTCGGTTCCGCCCCCGGCGCCTACGGAGCCGGGCTGCTGCCGCTGATGGAGTCCGGGAACTGGCGCGACGACGCCGATCTGGCCCAGGTGTACACGGCGTGGGGCGGTTTCGCCTACGGCCGCGGCCTGGACGGGGCCGCCGCCACCGAGGACATGCAGATCAACTACCGGCGGATCGCGGTGGCGGCCAAGAACACCGACACCCGCGAGCACGACATCGCCGACTCCGACGACTACTTCCAGTACCACGGCGGCATGGTCGCCACGGTCCGGGCCCTGACCGGGCAGGCACCACGCGCCTACATCGGCGACTCGACCAACCCGGACGCCGTGCGGACCCGGTCGCTGACCGAGGAGACGGCCCGGGTGTTCCGGGCCCGCGTGGTCAACCCCCGCTGGATCGCGGCGATGCGCCGGCACGGCTACAAGGGCGCCTTCGAGATGGCCGCCACGGTCGATTACCTGTTCGGCTACGACGCCACCGCCGGCGTCGTCGCCGACTGGATGTATGAGTCGCTGGCCCAGACCTACGTGCTGGACGAGCAGAACCAGGCGTTCCTCAAGCACGCCAACCCGTGGGCGTTGCGGGGCATCGTCGAACGCCTCACCGAGGCCTCCGACCGGGGCCTGTGGGCCGAACCGGACCCCGATCTGCTGGCCGAACTCGCGCAGGTCTACCTGGACGTGGAGGGCGACCTGGAGGACAGCTGA
- a CDS encoding protein kinase family protein, producing the protein MTTTEEARAAVLGATRPEDVFGPAGIDDATRRAARRTFRRIAFLVHPDRAGEATAFARLEQLYRDWQAVAAPAATAGPVVITGRVDSYVVDELIAQGSVASVYRGGGVVLKIARRSASNPLLDGERRAYRALGEMLRDQEWLRPYYPRLVDVAALGDPSGPPRQVNVFAELTGFVTLAQVRRAFPEGLDGRDWAWMYRRLLRAVAGAHLAGVVHGAIVADNVLIQPDEHGVVLAGWSFATPVGRPLPALTKSGQYPPEALAGRPVDGKADIHQLHTLMLDLLAPTEDAQRAYARLCRQDNPRMRPTAAALLEEYDELIGRLYGPRHFRPFTVPTTAV; encoded by the coding sequence ATGACCACGACAGAGGAAGCCCGGGCCGCGGTCCTGGGGGCCACCCGCCCCGAGGATGTGTTCGGACCGGCCGGTATCGATGACGCGACCCGGCGGGCCGCCCGGCGGACGTTTCGTCGCATCGCGTTCCTGGTCCACCCGGACCGGGCCGGCGAGGCCACCGCGTTCGCCCGGCTGGAGCAGCTCTACCGGGACTGGCAGGCCGTGGCGGCGCCCGCCGCCACGGCGGGCCCGGTCGTCATCACCGGCCGGGTCGATTCCTACGTCGTCGACGAGCTGATCGCCCAGGGCAGCGTCGCCAGCGTGTACCGCGGCGGCGGCGTGGTGCTCAAGATCGCCCGCCGGTCGGCGTCGAACCCGTTGCTGGACGGCGAACGCCGGGCCTACCGGGCGCTGGGCGAGATGCTGCGCGACCAGGAGTGGTTGCGGCCGTACTACCCGCGGCTGGTCGATGTCGCCGCGCTGGGTGACCCGAGCGGACCGCCGCGGCAGGTCAACGTCTTCGCGGAACTGACCGGCTTCGTCACCCTGGCCCAGGTGCGTCGGGCCTTCCCGGAGGGCCTGGACGGCCGGGACTGGGCCTGGATGTACCGGCGGCTGCTGCGCGCGGTGGCCGGCGCCCACCTGGCCGGCGTCGTGCACGGCGCGATCGTGGCCGACAACGTGCTGATCCAGCCGGACGAGCACGGGGTGGTCCTGGCCGGCTGGTCATTCGCCACGCCGGTCGGGCGGCCGCTGCCCGCGCTGACCAAGTCGGGCCAGTACCCGCCGGAGGCCCTGGCCGGACGGCCGGTCGACGGCAAGGCCGACATCCACCAGCTGCACACCCTGATGCTCGACCTGCTGGCCCCGACCGAGGACGCCCAACGGGCCTACGCCCGCCTGTGCCGGCAGGACAACCCGCGGATGCGGCCCACGGCCGCCGCCCTGCTCGAGGAATACGACGAGTTGATCGGCCGGCTCTACGGCCCGCGCCACTTCCGACCGTTCACCGTACCGACCACTGCGGTTTGA